The proteins below are encoded in one region of Hordeum vulgare subsp. vulgare chromosome 3H, MorexV3_pseudomolecules_assembly, whole genome shotgun sequence:
- the LOC123441455 gene encoding putative E3 ubiquitin-protein ligase SINA-like 6: MQKRSAKKGGKGSGGPKKDMGCSSGSVPKKARTTRKSPTKCGAEHEEEEEEMEIVNVFSHEMDSLECDICFLPFESRVYSCKNGHAACAACCINMERECPSCREPIGDFRCRATEKILAGMTRPCRFKKHGCTETVRYTEARAHEEDACRFAPYRCPFDGCAYRGLMLYDHIQDDHAAGGGVTSAMGLLRRMTVTLQKAAPFLALMHRDGESVFLLLNRGGDDLTGRRLSVICICPYPLEEDEEIETEYTMVVKGDVAASLSLTATVPFVRRLQGYKANAFIIVPKEFWDSSGTVTVTLQFS; this comes from the exons ATGCAGAAAAGGAGCGCCAAGAAAGGCGGCAAGGGCAGCGGCGGACCAAAGAAGGACATGGGTTGCAGCAGTGGCAGCGTACCAAAGAAGGCGAGAACCACTAGGAAATCACCAACCAAGTGCGGCGCTGAgcatgaagaggaggaagaagagatggagatcGTCAACGTCTTCTCCCACGAGATGGATAGCCTGGAATGCGACATCTGCTTTCTCCCATTCGAGTCCCGAGTTTACTCG TGCAAGAACGGGCACGCGGCGTGCGCTGCCTGCTGCATCAACATGGAACGCGAGTGCCCCAGCTGCAGAGAGCCCATCGGCGACTTCCGCTGCCGGGCAACGGAGAAGATCCTCGCCGGCATGACCAGGCCATGCCGGTTCAAGAAGCACGGCTGCACGGAGACCGTCCGCTACACGGAGGCGCGCGCCCACGAGGAGGACGCATGCCGCTTCGCGCCGTACCGCTGCCCGTTCGACGGCTGCGCCTACCGCGGTCTGATGCTCTACGACCACATCCAGGACGACCatgcggctggcggcggcgtcACCTCCGCCATGGGTCTGCTCCGGCGGATGACAGTAACGCTGCAGAAGGCGGCGCCCTTCCTCGCGCTCATGCACCGCGACGGGGAGAGTGTCTTCCTCCTGCTCAACCGCGGCGGCGACGACCTCACTGGGCGCCGGCTGTCGGTGATTTGCATCTGCCCTTACCCgttggaggaggacgaggagatagAGACGGAGTACACGATGGTTGTGAAGGGCGACGTGGCAGCGTCGCTGTCGCTGACGGCGACCGTGCCGTTTGTCCGCCGGCTGCAGGGGTACAAGGCCAATGCGTTCATCATCGTACCCAAGGAATTCTGGGATTCGTCgggcaccgtcaccgtcaccctgCAGTTCTCTTGA
- the LOC123442869 gene encoding chlorophyllase-2, with protein sequence MASAGDVFDHGRHGTSLARVEQAKNTRCSAASRVDADAQAQQSPPKPLLVAAPCDAGEYPVVVFLHGYLCNNYFYSQLIQHVASHGFIVVCPQLYTVSGPDTTSEINSAAAVIDWLAAGLSSKLAPGIRPNLAAVSISGHSRGGKVAFALGLGHAKTSLPLAALIAVDPVDGTGMGNQTPPPILAYKPNAIRVPAPVMVIGTGLGELPRNALFPPCAPLGVSHAAFYDECAAPACHLVARDYGHTDMMDDVTTGAKGLATRALCKSGGARAPMRRFVAGAMVAFLNKWVEGKPEWLDAVREQTVAAPVVLSAVEFRDE encoded by the exons CTCCGCGGCCAGCCGAGTCGACGCCGACGCGCAGGCGCAGCAGTCTCCTCCCAAGCCGCTGCTGGTAGCCGCCCCGTGCGACGCAGGGGAGTACCCCGTGGTAGTCTTCTTGCATGGCTACCTCTGCAACAACTACTTCTACTCCCAGCTGATCCAGCATGTTGCCTCCCATGGCTTCATCGTCGTCTGTCCTCAG CTGTACACGGTGTCCGGACCCGACACCACCAGCGAGATAAACTCGGCGGCCGCCGTCATCGACTGGCTCGCCGCCGGCCTCTCTTCGAAGCTCGCACCCGGTATTCGACCGAACCTAGCTGCG GTGTCCATCTCCGGCCACAGCCGCGGCGGCAAGGTGGCCTTCGCGCTGGGGCTGGGGCACGCCAAGACCAGCCTGCCTCTGGCTGCCCTCATCGCCGTCGACCCCGTGGACGGCACCGGCATGGGCAACCAGACGCCCCCGCCAATCCTGGCCTACAAGCCGAACGCGATCCGCGTCCCGGCGCCGGTGATGGTCATCGGCACGGGCCTCGGCGAGCTGCCTCGCAACGCGCTGTTCCCGCCCTGCGCGCCGCTGGGGGTCAGCCACGCGGCATTCTACGACGAGTGCGCGGCGCCGGCGTGCCACCTCGTGGCCAGGGACTACGGCCACACCGACATGATGGACGACGTGACGACGGGCGCCAAGGGGCTGGCCACGCGCGCCCTCTGCAAGAGCGGCGGGGCCAGGGCGCCCATGAGGCGGTTCGTCGCCGGCGCCATGGTGGCGTTCCTCAACAAGTGGGTGGAGGGGAAGCCCGAGTGGTTGGATGCCGTGAGGGAGCAAACGGTGGCCGCGCCCGTGGTGCTGTCCGCCGTGGAGTTCCGCGATGAATAG